The nucleotide window TTTCAACAATACGTACTGTGGTATGCAGAAAGTTCCAGTGTTATTGAGGAAATCATgatgttatgttttaatttttaatcctGCAGTGTTGTTATCATCTTTATAATGCATGCTATACTATGATGCGAAATGTTTCAAGTCGTGTTCAAATACACCATTCTCTCCCATACCAAGTTGGTTCTTTTTGTTGGTTCAAATGGTTTTGCAGGCTATATTGATTCATGCAACGGTCGTTGCCAGAAAGAGATTTAAGGTATGGGGCAAATGAGTAGGAATGCAAATGCGGACCAAAGCCTGGCATCAAAGCACACCCAAATACGTGAAGATACATACCATTCCTCAGAAGCATCAGATAATACATTTACCTGTGTGCCGAATATAGTGTTGAACTATGCTTGTGGCAGATAATAGAGAGAGGAATGATAGAAAAGTCTTCCAGACtagttttctattttgtttttgttgtgtaAAGGCACGAACAAAAATAATGGCATAAATCttatcaattcaattcaacggtcataattttttttcctccagtTTCTCATTATAAACTAGAAAATCAGACTTCTGGGTCAACCATATAAGATTCGAGTCATAATCAGCATTTACCACAGCCTCATGACAGAAGGggtaaaagaatatttattttgtctatAGACTCTAGTAAATACAACACTGCGTGCCTTTCACCAgggtgaaaagaaaatatatatatatttatatatatatttatcagatGGGAATGCTAGCAATAACTTGTCTATTGGACTTGCTTTTTGAAATTCTGGCAcagaacatgaacattaataatacTGAGGATAATAAAAAGAGCCTGAAATACgttctaatctcttggatccCAAGCTCAAGCACTTCCATCTTCTTTCCATATCTGCTACTCCTCTCCATCAAGTAACCATCGAGATAGTCATCGATGGATACCCACTTGGCCAAGTTCGATCCAGGCAGTACCTTTGAACCGACTTCACCTAGTAGCCGTGGTCCCACTTTGAATATAGTGAAAAAAGCTGCAGACCAGTCGTTGAGAACTCTCTGAAACCCGAAAGAAGATATAGTTACAGAAATACGAACCTATTAATCTTGTTCTTAATCAACTGTATATTTCCTCAAAAAATTGATACTTATGTCCAGCAAacgtgaaaaggaaaaatattacgGGGAGAAATTAAGAAGTTCATAATCAAAAGCAACGAAAGACATGGAGCAATCCGTTCTAACATACATTGAATGTAGTGAGGTCGGTGGGATTGAACATTTTGAAGCAGTCGTTAGATGAGGCAGCTCTGTTTCCATATATCTGTCAGTCAATGCAACCAGATAAAGATGTGAAAGGGTCAAAATTGCTGTAAGCAATTACAGAATGAGGGATCTGATTTCACAAACCTCAAATGTAAAAGCCATGGGCACCTTTACAACGTCGTACATGAAATCCGTTGCGGTCCCATGTGCCAAATACCTAAAATTAAAGCAAGTTCAAACTTGTTGAAAGATGTAATAACAAGTTGAAACATGGTAGACTTTCCATCTTCCTAACAGGCCCTTTAGAACTGACGAAGAGGAGCACTATCATGTATAATGTGGCAGATACCTCAATTTAAGCAAACAATAAACTAGTGGAAAGTGTGATGGAGAGGTAAAATTTGTAACACTCTCTGGCTCCTCTAAACCTGCTGAATATCAGCACTATTTTGCATCAAGGCCATGCATTTTGACTCTCATGTAAGAATGGAAGATAAATTGATTCTACCATCCTCATAGCCAGATTCTTAATTCGCTATATATGTGCATTAATTCTTCACTAACTGATGGAATGTTTTTGTGATGATCATCGTTTCGAACTGTAGGAAATACTAACCCTACAGAGCCTCCACCAGATCCAATCACGCAATGCTTTTGGCAATGAAGATGGTTCACCTCTTCAAGCAACAACTTCATCTGATGTGTAGGAAGTCCATAAGGTGTAGTGTTTTTATGGTCATATGGCATAAAGAGAGCCTGCATGAACAAGCAACTTATGAAATCTGTCATATGCGAAGTATATCATGAGCAGAACACAAGGTAATTGAGAAGGAATAAGAAAACAATTCCATGACACTGTAACCATTGCATTTAAATTTACAGAAACTCAGGAGTGTGTTGGGTTCCCCTGTAAAAAGAACTGAAAATCCGCATTTCCACTGACTGCATTAAACAAGCACGACGGTAAATAGGCACAAATGCAGAGGAACTCTTTCATCCAAGTAATCGTTGATTTTAAAGGCACAGGGATTTTTCCGCCATATCAGGTAATCATAAAGTCAACCAATGGAAAGATAATTAGCACTTTGTCTTtcctaaataaatttttaacatatctCAAAACATGCAATACCTGAAAGAAGCATTAGGAAAACCAAATCACCCCTATCTGGGTTAAAACTGTATCAGGCTAAAAAGACTATGGGTGAGAGTATCACGAAGCTGAGCAGGGGACAAGTCAAGCAGTTAATCATTAGTTTGAACCCAGCTTTGTAAAACTTAAATCAAGCATGAAACAATACCACAATCAGCCCAATTACAACTAGCCCTATTTGACCCTGCCCAGGTAAACTTGACCAAGCGTGATCTAGTTAACAAGCCTATAAAAGGCCACTCTCATCCTAACCAAGCTGATTTCAATCTCAACCAACTTTTAGTCGTGATTCACATAAAGAACAACCACAATGGCTAattaaaaaggacaaaaaatttATTGACAACCCTTGCACATGAAGCCAGTATCATACACACAATTTGGCTTCTCCAGGATAATAACAAGGCCAAACAAACCGTTCCTTGGCTAACTTGAGTTTTTTATGAgccattaaagaaaaaaaatccttgaTTCCAAATTAAAGTACAAAACATAACCTCTTTTCTTTGAAAGATGGCATCGGTCAACCAAATGACAAAATCAACGACAAAGTTAACCTATAAATAGTTTCTGACCCATTTGAGTGTAGATCCTGCACTTCTAAATAAGAAACTTGGGTAGACTGATGATACTGAGACTGATGATGAACCGATGAAATTTGACAAAATgcactttttatatttttttcctttttatttcaataattttttatatatctttaaacatttttaaaaaataaaaaaaataccaattcactaatactcacttccttaatcctcaagtaaaaaataaaaataaaaaaataaaaaattcaatcggtCACTTTTATTAGCAACTTTTCTCAGTTcaaatagcattttcctatatatatatatatatatatatatatatatatattataggtaAAAGTATCTTTATTAATAAGTGTGACTGatgatatattaaaataatacataaaaacttaagaaaaagaTAGATTAGCACGAGAGTTTAGAAGGCAAATGACCTGAGCAGTCGACAACAGCCAAAAATATTACCTCCATTCCAGAGTGCACATTAACCCATACATGTGGATCAAAAGACACGGCAAGTTTCCGCATAATTTGAGTTTCAGGCTCACTAAAAGGAGCAGTTCCAGGATTTTCCTCGTACGGATCATAATCCTGAAATTGGAgaccaacaaaaataagaaagactatcagaataaaaaaaactgaatagGACAGTTTAATAGTAAGGTGTTGCACGCGCGTGAGTGCACAGAAGATGCAGATGTATAAATGATTAGACCTAAAGCCACATCCAACTGGGTAAAGTGTTCTGTAAATCAATTCTAAACAGGGCAAATCTGAgcataattatcaaattaatgCGTCATCACCAACAAGTTTAAAAGATGTATGCAAACATACAATGCAATAAGCGGTACCCagcataacttatatatagcaTGATTAAAGTGTCAAAATAATAGGGATGTACCTTTTCCTTCTTGCCCCAATCTACACTCCAATTTCGGTTGAGATCAACTCCTCTCCCTgcaacaaaatttcaaacaaaagcaTTTCAACACCACCCAAGTGgtcatctaattttttaataaagaaaaattcaagtGCATGACCATTCCTCCGCTCACAAAGATCTCCGGCTTCAACAAGTTTGCGGCCATTCAAATTTTCCATTGGCACCACCTGGCAGATCATAAGATATCAgcatcacaaaaataccaagattcctttttttttgatcggtaaacaaaattttattaatcaaaaggAGGCAAAATGcccaagtatatgggacatatacaagagcaacgcctaTGCGAGCTAGATtagagatacaaggaattcatgaaaagaCATGTCAtggaaatcaattacaatcgaccaatgaagcaaagtattgaaaaacaaatttctaagctcttccatcgattgctcttgatcttcaaagcttcttgcattctgctccctccaaatgcaccaccctagacatatatgtatcattttccatatggatgcaatttgaggGTTGCCCTGAATACCTCTCCATGAGGCTAGAAAGTCACATACCCTTTCCGACATCACCCAAACTAAACCCAATCGAGCAAAAACTTCATGCCACGAGATCCTgacaatctcacaatgtagtaagagatggtcaGTGGACTCGCCCCACTTCTTGCACAATATAACACTAGTCCATAACTATGATTTCACATTTCTTCAGGTTGTCTATAGTAAGAATCTTCCTCAAAGaggctgtccaaacaaaaaaggctgCCTTTAGAGGTGTCTTTGTCCTCcagatgctcttccatgggaaagAATGGGCTGAGGTGTGCATGGTCAAAGAATGGTAGAAAGAACGGGCTGTGAAAACTCCCTTCTTGGAAGGGCGCCAATAAATCGTGTCTTCACCTACCCCCCCCGACACACGAGTGGAGTACACCTGGTCAAAGAACACCGAAAATTCATCCATTTCTCGGTCTTGTGCATctctaagaaaagaaatgttccATTGTGGAAGGCCATTGGAGATGAAAACTAAATCAGCTATTGATGCCTCTTTTCTTCTTGCTAAGCCATAAACTCGAGGAAAAACTTCCTTGAGTGCCCGATCACCGCACCATAAATTATGCCAAAATTTTAACTTCACTCCATTTCCAACTTGGAAACCAGTATGTGTTGCATATGTGTCCCAacctcttctaatatgtttccaaagCCCAATTCCATGAGGCCTACTTACCTTATTggaacaccaacctccccatgATTCACCGTGCTTCAAAGCAATGACGGTTCACCACAAGGCCTCCTGTTCAttgtgatatctccataaccatttgcctAGCAAAACGTTATTCAAAGATTTAAAATTCCGAATACCCAAGCCTCCTTCTTTGATGGGAGAACAAATTGTggcccatttcaccaagtgaaatttaaactcatccttTATCCCTCCCCAAAGGAAATCACGTTGAAGTTTCTCCATGCGATGAGCCACCTTGGCGGGAATAATGAGAGGAAGTAcgttggtaagttagaaagagtgCTCTTGATGAAAGTCACCCAACCCCTTTTGGATAAGTTCATCCGCTTCCAACCAGCtaatttcctttccattttttctagCACATCATCCCACATGGATTTTGATTTAAAAGTCGCGTCCAACGAAAGATCAAGATATTTCATGGGTAGCTGAGATATCTTGCAATCCAAGATGGACGCCAAGCTCTCCACATTGGGTACAAGCCCCATTGACACTATCTCAGATTTGACCAAAGTCACCTTCAACCCTGACACGGCCTCGAAGCATGATAAAAGAGCCCTCAAAGCTCGAATTTGCTCATGTCTGGCATCACAAAAGATTAGagtatcatcagcaaacaaTAGATGCGAGATGTTGAGCGAACCTGAGGCTGCCTCACCAACTGAGAATCCTGATAAGAAACCACCCGCCACTGCCCCTGCAATCATCTTATTAAAagcttccatcacaaaaacaaagagaagtggagaaaggggatccccttgtcgCAATCTTCGGGAGCTTTTGAAAAAGCATTTTGACGTGCCATTCACCAATATAGAAAAACAAGTAGTAGAGATACAGTAATGGATCCAAGTACGGCATTTAAAAAGCCACATCTCTCAAGTATATAAAGTAAGAATCCCCAATTGACGTGATCATAAGCTTTCTGCATGTCCAACTTGCATAGTAGTCTCGGCGCTCCTGACTTAATACGGCTCTTCaggcattcattagcaatacgTACTGAGTTAAGGATTTACCTACCtttaacaaaggcattttgaggcttcgaAATCAAACTTTCCATCACCTTGCTCAACCTGTTCGCCAATACTTcagataaaattttgtataac belongs to Juglans regia cultivar Chandler chromosome 8, Walnut 2.0, whole genome shotgun sequence and includes:
- the LOC109004297 gene encoding mast cell carboxypeptidase A isoform X2, whose product is MKHRTEACFSSFSSSCFSTVSLVMGRGPRLLSLTSSFSISFCFFAFLQDAVFLVVVNGNNNPNLMSWTPIDHDLYHSSNLMEQIKALVQRHPGKLNIETVKSRNKGYQAEISVVTYCREGRESDDGSKFRILISFGQHGRELITSELAFRILSILSEEQFLPNMSPASLNSILDKLVIKVVPMENLNGRKLVEAGDLCERRNGRGVDLNRNWSVDWGKKEKDYDPYEENPGTAPFSEPETQIMRKLAVSFDPHVWVNVHSGMEALFMPYDHKNTTPYGLPTHQMKLLLEEVNHLHCQKHCVIGSGGGSVGYLAHGTATDFMYDVVKVPMAFTFEIYGNRAASSNDCFKMFNPTDLTTFNRVLNDWSAAFFTIFKVGPRLLGEVGSKVLPGSNLAKWVSIDDYLDGYLMERSSRYGKKMEVLELGIQEIRTYFRLFLLSSVLLMFMFCARISKSKSNRQVIASIPI
- the LOC109004297 gene encoding mast cell carboxypeptidase A isoform X1 translates to MKHRTEACFSSFSSSCFSTVSLVMGRGPRLLSLTSSFSISFCFFAFLQDAVFLVVVNGNNNPNLMSWTPIDHDLYHSSSNLMEQIKALVQRHPGKLNIETVKSRNKGYQAEISVVTYCREGRESDDGSKFRILISFGQHGRELITSELAFRILSILSEEQFLPNMSPASLNSILDKLVIKVVPMENLNGRKLVEAGDLCERRNGRGVDLNRNWSVDWGKKEKDYDPYEENPGTAPFSEPETQIMRKLAVSFDPHVWVNVHSGMEALFMPYDHKNTTPYGLPTHQMKLLLEEVNHLHCQKHCVIGSGGGSVGYLAHGTATDFMYDVVKVPMAFTFEIYGNRAASSNDCFKMFNPTDLTTFNRVLNDWSAAFFTIFKVGPRLLGEVGSKVLPGSNLAKWVSIDDYLDGYLMERSSRYGKKMEVLELGIQEIRTYFRLFLLSSVLLMFMFCARISKSKSNRQVIASIPI